The genomic window TGTATTATTGAAGATCCTTCTCTCCCAAAGATGCATGCAGAGCACACaagtatgttaacattttaacgAGTAATCCACTTTATCTTAAAGATAAACTTGAATCATGTCACTAGCTCACAACCCCACTTAGCAGTGTCTTCTTTGATGAGAGTACCTGGAATGTAATCTATCTAAAATCTGGCGATGTATCGCTGAGATTACTAACGTTATATGTGCTGGGTTTGGGTATTTTAGGTTGTTCTACAGAGTCTGACACTGCTACGCCATCGTGCTAGCTCGCGTTAGCTTCTCGGGCTAGATTAGCCCAGTTAGCTTTCGAAGTAAGGCTATTTCGGTTACCAGACGTTCCGGGACGGGGGTAATAGGAAGGGACTCATCTGAATTGGTTTACGTTTACATGGTAAACCATGTTTGGGAACCATGGTGGTTGTTTCAGCTGCATTTACAAAGCTACCCGCAGTGGGCAGCTTGTGATTGTGTAGCAGGTTAAAATGGCAGCCTAGCTTTATAGGCGGCTCAATAATGAGTCAGGAAAACAGACCACTAGCCGTTAGCATTAGCCAGCTAGCTCTTAGCTATGGTTGATTGTCACGAGAAAAGTGCTCTTCGCAAGTGGGTGTCCGTCACCCCAAAAGGCTTCCTTACCATTTTTAGGCCGTGACAGTCACCGTATGGTCGTCGCATGTGTGGATTATCACCCGGGTACCGATGTCCTCCGCCGGTTGTCGTGCAGCTCGCTGCTAACTGCGACCGCTCGGTTTGGTTCGCACAAAGATCAGCTCATCAAGCGCCGATTCATGTGGCGTTCAGGGAGGGTCGGAGAAATTGGATTCTTCATCACGACGTACGTAAACACACGCGAAAATCTACTCGTGGCGATGGGATGAATTTAATGCTTTTTATCTGTCGACAGATAACCATACTAAATAAGTTAAGAATAAAAAAGTCTATGAAAATAAAGACAAGTAGGTCTTCACttaataaaatgtacataagGATCCAATTGTTATTTGTGTCAATATTTGAATTTGTCAGTGGAGCAAGGGTGCCACTATAAACTGTGTTTCAAGAATACAATTACAACAACAGtattatattcaatttatttttttacacctgACACAGAGCATAAACAAATGCCGGATCTTTGGTTGAGTCTTTGAATGCAGCATTTACGTCACATATGTGGCGTGTCAGTGGGACTACAAAAATGGCCGATCATTTTTCTACAAGCAAGCGCACTGGAGAGTTCCAGTCTCCCCGTGTGACTTCATCATGTACATTGTGAGATTTTGTCCATTGGGCGGGGCAACAGTGTCTTTTGATTGTAATATTTCCCACCTAGAATGTTGTCAAACGACAAcaatgtcaatattttgacttattattTCCCCCAATGGTTTCTTGTCATGCACCTCAGTGTCACCGAAGATCTCTCAAAGTGAATTAAGAATGACGACAATTTTGTTGgcataattgtattttataaacCGAGGAAGGATGTGGATTCTCATCTCATGCACCGTCATCAAGATCAACCGGTTAGAACACGTGTTTGCTCCAACCGTTGCTTTCTTATCTGAAAAATCATACAAAGACATTATtgagttattatcattattcagCCTTTGACCCCCACTACTTCAGCCATCTTGAACTGGATATTCATGAATACCGGTTTCCTGTTGGCCTGCATCATTTCCTGCTGTTGCTTCAGTCGAACTTCTTCCAGACTCATGCAGCCCCCtgataatacacacacacacatattatgacttattgtaGCATGTACATGCACTACACACTCCAAACACAAGGAGGCAGTGAGATGTAAACCACTGCTCAGAGACAACCATTTACAAATAGTTCCAAAAAGGACGCTGTGTATTCTTTACAACATCAAAAAGAAGATACAAGTGACAAAACATAATTTCTTCTTTGTCTCTCACCAACGCTGCTGGGTTTGATGGTGACGTTTGCCATTGTTCTGCTCAGCCTCAGCTCCTCCAGAGCGGCGAGTTCAGCCTCTGCCTCTGCTCAAGCAATTACACAAGCAAGGAAGTGTACAGTATGCGCAGCAACACTTTTTGCAAAGTAGTTCCTCTGTCATGTGCGGGTCAACTCACTTCTTTGGATCTCCTGTCTCTTTTTGGGGTTTGGTGGGATGACTGTGTAGGCTCTGTGGCTGAAATGGACACAGATATcaactcataataataataacattttgtcATGCAAGGATGCACCAGTTGGGGTGTACATGCACTGAATTTGAGGAGCGTCTTTGCAAGTTGATCCAGATTACCGTCTGGTCAAAGTTCAAAGAATCAGCTGTCTACATGCTGCATCAGCAGCAACAGATGGCCTCGGCTTTAAGACACACACATCCTTTAATTGCAGGATGCTACTGAAGGTTTGCATGTAAGGATGTAGTCCTATAGCGTGCAATATACATCAaagatcataaataaataaaataaattattctaTAATTCACAATCAAGGCCCTCTCACCTCTGGATTAAAGGCTTCCTCTGAGTCTGGACGCCCGCTCGCCCCCTCAGCCCGGGACCCTTGCACCCCTCCCGCCACTGTGCATCTAAAAGTGGCTGCTTTACCAAGGGCAAGTCCTGCTTTCCTTTTAAGCCGTTGGgtatgggggcagtggacctgGACCTGGTTCTGCGTTCACATCTCATCTCGGAAAGACCCCCCTTCTGGCTTGCTCTGGGACAGCTGGCTGCTCTGCTGTGATGCAACGGGGTCACATGGAGCTCTTTCAACCTGTTTCGTGGCTTTGATGGAGACTCCACTGCTGGTTTGTGTTTGCTAATCTTTGTGGACgacattcttcttcttcatctgttGGCTCCCTATTCAAAAAAAGTATCTTCCTCTGAGGGGAGGCATCTTCTCTTTCAAATTACACAGTCCACTTTTCTGTTTCGGTCATCTGGTTGCTATGGAGCTCAAACCACATGAATGCCACTGTATCAAGTTTGATAGCTTGACTCAGACTTCTGGTCATaaccttcacaataaaaggaaTACATTCTGGAGGTCAAATCCTGTAATCTATATGCTAATGTAAAATACATGCTAATGAAGCCAAAGGACAAGAGGGaattcatatatatgtatgtttataAATTAAACCTATTTGAAATATATGTATGCTCCCACTACATGTAAACACTATTAGCAGTATCATAACTTCACCTTACCCAAATTTTATTTCCATAAGAGCAACTAAGGCAACATATGCACCATTTTGTACACCACTTGTTTGAGTTACAGAGTCTATTATTTTGAAAACCTATTTTCCGGTTAGTTCAATGTGGTGTTGTGTAACATGAACAAAGCTGCGGATTAATGTCAGTACTAGTGAcgcagcagttttttttacaagttcaTAGGTTGGGTGTTTATGTACTtaaattaatggaaaaaaacaatgcagcgaaatttaattgttaattgttaTTGTGGTCTTTCCTTATGTCCGTGTACTATCTttgaataaagtttttaaaatgtggcaTTGCTGTCACTGTCAGTATAGAATATATCTCAATGAGCCAATCAGCGTGTGTTACGTCATCCGTTTGTTTTCCTATCAGTATGCTaatacaatattgtattgttattagtaaaccaattattgttgttattttgaaaGACAGTGTTGtgatgtgaatgaatgtgtagtaacatcaatgaatgaaattagCCTTAGCATGGGCATTGCTATGTTTACTTCCGGTTTGGAACTGACGTGATTTTAAAGCAAAAGTTAATGCGAGACAAGAAGCGAAAGTCTCCTCGATTATTTCTGGTAGTCCTCCGGAGCTGTGAGTGGTGCTGTTCCGCCTCAGTGAACATAAACCTCCCGTCACCGGAGCTCCACTAGCGGGCCGAGTTGACACTTCTCTCCGCCTCACAGAGCCTCGGGCAGGCTGTTTTCACGCCTCCTGCCAGGGCAGGTGTGGAGCGagtttgagagagagagagaaagaatgGCGGACTGACGAGCTCCTCCGCCCCCTCCGCCCCTGGAGGCCATCATGAAGCCAGCAAGGAGCGACCAGCGCCAGGCCTAACTTTGCTCCAAGCAGCCAGTCACAGACGAGGAGGCGGGTGACCTAAGGAGGCGGTGGGTGGGTGACTACGGTGTGTGTTGCGGCTGGCTGACGTGCATTTGGCCGCCGCTGGTGCCGCTTGTCAGCCGGGGAAGTGAAGTCGTCACACGCGTCCATCACCACCTGGAGCCACACGGATAAAAACATGCACTCTGCCTCCGATGGAGGACCCGGCCGCGGCACGCTGATAGAGGGAGGTAAGAAGAGCGACCTCGGTGTTGTTATCACCGTGACACTTCCGCTAGCTGAGGCCtgcctccatgtttttttttttctcccccttttTTATTGCGCCTGTCAGTCTGCGTCCACATCACACGTCAGCATCTGACCGCCGTGCGTGGACGTGCACCTGTCTGCCAGCCTGCTTAGAATCACGCGTATTGCCCCGCAACCAGGTGTGCACAAGCGGGGGGAGGCTACAAGTGGCCGTGCAGATGTCTGTTTCGCACAAAACCGCCATGTTGTTTTAATGTTATGCTGCTAACAATCATCTTTTAGAAACTGTGTGAACGACAAAAACGATGGCCGTCAGTGCGCAAACGGCTGTTGTATGAATTGTGTGCAAGCCGCCGTCTATTTATGTGTTATCGTCCATCAACGTTGGATGTGCGCGCATCCAAAATTGCCAGTGTGCATGAACGTAATGCAGAATACATTACGGTAATTTGGAGTTACTCAACTAAAGAGCTGCAGAATTCCAAAATATTACGGTCGACAATGTCGAAACAGCAGATAATAATCTTAATCAATCTCTCCCACACTACCAAACAGGAACTTTGGTTCATATACGTACATTTGCTGAGCAAATGATATGTTTTGATTTTGCTCAAATATGCATCTATGGTCACCAAAaagccagccaatgacaggacAGAAAGGCGGGACTTAAACagaatttgtatttgtataaaaaaagcaatcgtcttttgtttgtgtgttccaGCCTGCTAAAGTCTTGAATAATGGACAAGGAGCTGGTTGGTCCGAGCCAATCGGACCATGGACCCGCCTCCGACTCCTCCGCCCTCCCCACGCCCAGCCCTCCTCGCCTCACGCCCAACCCCATGCTGCTGGACTCCCCGGCGCCCTCGCAAACGCCCGTCACCTCCTCGCCGCCTCCCCCTCTCACTCCGGCCCCCTCCCTCTCGGCACCCAAGAcggtggtggcggcggcagcTAGGACCGCCTCCCCTCACATCCTCGTCCCTGCGCCGCCCAAACTGACACCCACGGCGAGCACCACCCTGCGCACCTACGCTCGGCCCATCCTTCCCGCTGCCTCCAAGACAACCCCGAgctctccacttcctccttcctcctctggTGATGTCACCACGTCTTCTACCACTGCTACTTCTTCTACAGTGACCACCAAGACGTCCACCACGCTGACCAATGGGAACCCCAGGACCGTTCCCACGACAACCTCCAACACAATCACACCCTTCCACACCCCGGCCAGTCCACCTGGGAGACAGGTAGCATTCCATTTATCTCGTCACTTTTCCCCAAAGACCTCGAAATGTCATCAGTTCTGTTCCCAACCTCTTGAAACATGGTGGATTCTCTGTAGGCGTCTCAGCCTCAACCGGTGAGCTCCGCCGGCACTGTGCGAGCTAATCAGAGCCCCAGCGCCATCAGGCAGAGGGCGTCCCAGCAGGCCGTGCTCCTGGGGAAAGGTCCCAAGGGGGCTGGACAAGACCAGGTGCTGCTACGAGCTCAGATGGTAAACAAAAAGCACACGCAAATGTCACACGGGGATGCTGGTGTGTCCATGGTGACAGTGAAGGCAGCATTAGAGAGTTTCTGTTACATTCAAGCCAAAGGAGGAGCGGTACCTCCATCTTTATGTTGAATGTATAACGTTGAATGAAATGTAGTGGTTGTCCCCTAAGTGGCTCTCCTCCTTCCTTTGCACATCCTCTTTGCTTCATTCCTTCTTCCTGCAGCTCATTCTCACATCCACTATGCGACCTGGCcctccctcctcttcttccGCTCCCTCCTCCGCTAACCCCGCCTCCGCTCAGGTGAAGCGCCAGACCACaacaactctctctctctcagcatTTTTGCCAAAGTATTGAACTTTATGTCTCCCGCCTGTTTTTCCAGCTCCAGAATCTCACCTTGAGGCCCCCGGTCACCATTCCACCCTCTCTTCGTCTCAAGCCCCCCTCCTCGTTGCCGCCTCCCCTCTCTCGGCCTCAAACGGCGCTATTCCCTCCTCTGCGTCCGCGACCGCCGCCCAGCACCGCGGCAACAGAGAGCTCAGCCACGCCCGGTCGCCACCTCGCTGTGCCACCTCCAAGTAGGTCCCAAAGGATTCTATCATGTGGGGTCAAAATACACCACTTATGACCAATGTTTAATCACGGTAAGGTGCATGATGAGTACAGCAAGTGACACCAACATTTGCATGCAGAGGTAGCTAAAGCCTCTTCAAATatagctactgccatcttgtggagtttaTCTACAGCCACAGCTCCTTAAGGTTCTTTTGGGGGTCATTAGAGATCCTGCACACTACAGTTTTTACAGTAGTTCTGTCTTTCCTTTTGTGAAGCGCTCTACTCTCCTGTTCGAGCCGTCCCTCTCCGGCCGAGGCTTCATTGCGTGAGGGCGGCGTCCCCGAGGATCCCTTTACCTCTTCAGACCATGACCACGGCCTCCCAGGCGTCCGCCGTGGGATTCAAGAGCTGCTCCTCGTCCCAAAGCAAGCTAGGCACCAGCCAATCCCAACTCGGCGGCCTCCCCGCCTCCTTCCAGACATCGCCGTCCGCATCCAGGCAGCTACAAATCATCGCTCTCTCTTCAGCTCGCCAACCGCTGTCGTCTTTCCCCAAAACGTCTGCGGCTCCAGCAGTAGCATCGCCTGAGCCGCGCAGCCAATCAAAGAGGACTttgagtggacaggaagtgcttcCCCTTCCTCAAAGCCCCACGTCGCCTCCCCGCCTGCTGCCACAGACACTGAGCCCTAAAGGGGGAGGAGACAAGAAGAGCGAGGAGCTGCCAGGAGGATTAAAAGAAGAAGGAAGAGTTGCTGAAAATGACCAAAGACACAAAGATGAGGAGGAAGGAGACAAGACGGAGGGAGAGAAGGACACTCGCCTCCTCACTGGGAAGGAGCAAGAAGGGGAAAAAGGGGAGGACATGGACGTGACTGAAGAAGGTCAGAGTGAGACGCCAGATGGAGGCGAGGACCGGAAGATGGAGGTGGAAGAGGAAGGAGAAGCTGCCATGAATCATTCGGAGACCTCTCCACCTGTCACTCAAACATCAGGAACGGTCAAAGACTCCAAGCCAGAACCGGAAACCATCACAAATCTGGTTTCAGAGCCACTTCCAGTCCAGAATCCATCTCCAGAGTTTCCTCAAGACCTCCAGAACCCGAACCAATTGGACATCTGTGAGAACATGTCCACCCAGTCCGACAACCATTCAGGTACGATCCGACCCGATTATGTTGCGTGGACTTGTGCTAACCGTGTGTACCGCTTGCAGCGCTGTCAAGCCTCTCCTCACAGTCTCCGCCCACCTCGCCGTTCATTGGCTCCTCCACCGAGGCCCCGCCCAAACCGGTCAACCTCAGCCAATCAACGCACGAGGACAGCAATGGGAAGCAAACACTGGGTGGAACACAAATAGAACCTGAACCTCCTGACCAATCAGAAGAGGAGCTGGAGAGCCAGCAAGTGGGCGGTACCTGGGAGCCAAGGGCGTGGCCTGAAGGCCGGGAGGTCTTGACCCACCTGGTTGAGGGATTTGTCATCCAGGAAGGACTCCAACCTTTTCctgtacgcacacacacgcacgcggaACAAACTTACGAGATTGAAGTGAAAGGGGGCAGGTCCTCGGACATGATTGACATGTCATCTGACGCATCTTGTCACCATCGTGCAGGTAAACCGCTCGTCACTGCTGCTTCCTCAGCAGGCCGCCCAGCCCCAGGAAGTGAACGGGACCAATGGCAAGGCGGCGCTTCCTGTGACGGAGGCCTCGGAACCAGCCGCACACTCGAGCGACTCCGACGAGGAGGGTGGAGACACGGACGAAGTGGCGACGCGTACGTTTTCATTGGCTTTTCAACATATTAAAACACGTTGGGTTTTATTCAGCGTCTGTTCTGCCGTCCAGGATCGGGCCACCGGGACCGGACTGTGTTGCACTGCCAGTTCTGCGGCAAGAGAGGCCACGCCCACAACTTCATGCGGTCCAAGCGCTTCTGCTCCACTTCCTGTGCCCGAGGGTGAGACTCCAGAAACAAAAAGCGGTTTGTGACACGGTGACAGCGTCACATGTGTTCTCTGTGCCAGGTTCAACGTCCGTTTGACGAAACGTTTGCGGGCACTCAGTGCAGGAAGCCGCTCGGAGAGGCCTCGCCCGGTCCTGAACAGGGCGCAGTCAGTGCCTGGGAAACCTCTCTTACTGCGACTGGTAAGGAAACACCTCCGTTGCTAACATAAATCCTCCAATTATAGTCGGGGTGTTCATTTATGGAAAGCCTAAAAAGGGCAGCGTTAATTGGAGCCATGTGATAATGGGAGAGAGTTACCAAAACTTAATGAATACATAGCAATTTCTCTTTAATAATGATGTggaatgcatgagaaagtggaaactAGTTTCCAATTTACTAATTGCCTTTGCAAACTACGCACCTGGCCATGATAGGAAGTGAATGGTGGTGTTGATTGGAGCATGTTTAGTACTGATATGAGAAGAGCGCCACCTATTGGATACCTGCAGCAGTTGAATATGCTAACACGACATGCTGCATGTTTACATGCTAACTAACAAAATCATCCACAAACTTGGTGTAGTAACACACCATGAGTTCCCTCCATGAGACTGGAGAAGGTGGGGGATTGTGGGCGGAGTCAAAAGCAAATTAGCTCCTCCTACATTTCACCTCCAGATTAGCAgctttgctgccatctagtggccattAGTGAAATTGCACCAGTTAAAAGTACCCTCTCCTCAGCCTCGTGACCTGTGGAGCGCCGGGCGCCGTGAAAAAGACGC from Doryrhamphus excisus isolate RoL2022-K1 chromosome 21, RoL_Dexc_1.0, whole genome shotgun sequence includes these protein-coding regions:
- the LOC131108965 gene encoding polyhomeotic-like protein 3 isoform X1, which codes for MDKELVGPSQSDHGPASDSSALPTPSPPRLTPNPMLLDSPAPSQTPVTSSPPPPLTPAPSLSAPKTVVAAAARTASPHILVPAPPKLTPTASTTLRTYARPILPAASKTTPSSPLPPSSSGDVTTSSTTATSSTVTTKTSTTLTNGNPRTVPTTTSNTITPFHTPASPPGRQASQPQPVSSAGTVRANQSPSAIRQRASQQAVLLGKGPKGAGQDQVLLRAQMLILTSTMRPGPPSSSSAPSSANPASAQLQNLTLRPPVTIPPSLRLKPPSSLPPPLSRPQTALFPPLRPRPPPSTAATESSATPGRHLAVPPPTLYSPVRAVPLRPRLHCVRAASPRIPLPLQTMTTASQASAVGFKSCSSSQSKLGTSQSQLGGLPASFQTSPSASRQLQIIALSSARQPLSSFPKTSAAPAVASPEPRSQSKRTLSGQEVLPLPQSPTSPPRLLPQTLSPKGGGDKKSEELPGGLKEEGRVAENDQRHKDEEEGDKTEGEKDTRLLTGKEQEGEKGEDMDVTEEGQSETPDGGEDRKMEVEEEGEAAMNHSETSPPVTQTSGTVKDSKPEPETITNLVSEPLPVQNPSPEFPQDLQNPNQLDICENMSTQSDNHSALSSLSSQSPPTSPFIGSSTEAPPKPVNLSQSTHEDSNGKQTLGGTQIEPEPPDQSEEELESQQVGGTWEPRAWPEGREVLTHLVEGFVIQEGLQPFPVNRSSLLLPQQAAQPQEVNGTNGKAALPVTEASEPAAHSSDSDEEGGDTDEVATRSGHRDRTVLHCQFCGKRGHAHNFMRSKRFCSTSCARGFNVRLTKRLRALSAGSRSERPRPVLNRAQSVPGKPLLLRLPRDLWSAGRREKDAKEEKVISAREEEEQDEEEEEDEEEEEEDMEAGGEEEEEDDDEVEEDPAVAMTTRIESQVAAGRMRSVVTTPTSTFKPTPCQWSVEEVASFIRTLPGCSEVADAFRLQEIDGQALLLLTEDHLMTSMNIKLGPALKICAHINALKNQ
- the LOC131108965 gene encoding polyhomeotic-like protein 3 isoform X2 — translated: MDKELVGPSQSDHGPASDSSALPTPSPPRLTPNPMLLDSPAPSQTPVTSSPPPPLTPAPSLSAPKTVVAAAARTASPHILVPAPPKLTPTASTTLRTYARPILPAASKTTPSSPLPPSSSGDVTTSSTTATSSTVTTKTSTTLTNGNPRTVPTTTSNTITPFHTPASPPGRQASQPQPVSSAGTVRANQSPSAIRQRASQQAVLLGKGPKGAGQDQVLLRAQMLQNLTLRPPVTIPPSLRLKPPSSLPPPLSRPQTALFPPLRPRPPPSTAATESSATPGRHLAVPPPTLYSPVRAVPLRPRLHCVRAASPRIPLPLQTMTTASQASAVGFKSCSSSQSKLGTSQSQLGGLPASFQTSPSASRQLQIIALSSARQPLSSFPKTSAAPAVASPEPRSQSKRTLSGQEVLPLPQSPTSPPRLLPQTLSPKGGGDKKSEELPGGLKEEGRVAENDQRHKDEEEGDKTEGEKDTRLLTGKEQEGEKGEDMDVTEEGQSETPDGGEDRKMEVEEEGEAAMNHSETSPPVTQTSGTVKDSKPEPETITNLVSEPLPVQNPSPEFPQDLQNPNQLDICENMSTQSDNHSALSSLSSQSPPTSPFIGSSTEAPPKPVNLSQSTHEDSNGKQTLGGTQIEPEPPDQSEEELESQQVGGTWEPRAWPEGREVLTHLVEGFVIQEGLQPFPVNRSSLLLPQQAAQPQEVNGTNGKAALPVTEASEPAAHSSDSDEEGGDTDEVATRSGHRDRTVLHCQFCGKRGHAHNFMRSKRFCSTSCARGFNVRLTKRLRALSAGSRSERPRPVLNRAQSVPGKPLLLRLPRDLWSAGRREKDAKEEKVISAREEEEQDEEEEEDEEEEEEDMEAGGEEEEEDDDEVEEDPAVAMTTRIESQVAAGRMRSVVTTPTSTFKPTPCQWSVEEVASFIRTLPGCSEVADAFRLQEIDGQALLLLTEDHLMTSMNIKLGPALKICAHINALKNQ